A genomic region of Paenibacillus sp. PL2-23 contains the following coding sequences:
- a CDS encoding glycoside hydrolase family 66 protein — protein MRRARYLIGLAMAAVLLAMSVMVPPPPASASATGMIKRVYTDKARYAPGNTATIKVELTNDSGSTYNGSVSMTIHHLETQVHSTSTSINLPNGQSTTVTFTWTTPSTDFKGYFVKVAAGASTGATAIDVSSDWTRFPRYGYITEYPSESSSVTDARVKRTVEDYHTNAFQLYDWMWRHENNIKRTGGVIDSSWMDWSGKHTMYWSTIQNLIGSMHNYNAAAMPYTMTYAALHNYQTISGVDPQWAMYSDTAHASQLGFDFDDNNPDTWLWLFNPASAGWQSYIYGQYRDMISTAGFDGIHLDQMGERADPYDYNGNVIDLDNSFSGFINNLRANLDSNGMSDKVLTFNNVDGAEDGWAFDDVTKNAEYDFTYTEIWGEANDYIELKALIDKAKRNNGQKAVVLAAYMNFEENTGTRYEAEAATLNGVTTNTNHAGYTGSGFVDGFGDNGDYVQFSITVPEEGWYGLVFRYGNDTGTNNTRSLYVDGSFVKQVGPFLDQSSWGTWKFDASHTVWLTAGSHTVKLAKEAGDTGFINLDSMTLGTFDEASVRLTGAAIAAAGATRIEMGEGDQMLGHPYFPNRAKQMRNSLKTATKNQYNFITAYENLLFDKDVFNVDSGSQFVEITGQPVAGNGTAGNIWHFMKQSDDYNIVHLLNMKNSTDTDWRNSDNAPTTLTNLATKVYIGSQESVSGVYLASPDISLGASQSLSYTTGTDSKGKYVSFTVPSLQYWDMIYMKRSFTTPTDDIYQAESAVKVSVGVNTNHSGYTGTGFVDNFSDNDGVTFTVSASQDGDQALRFRYANGGSNATRDIFVDGNYAGTIAFPSTGSWSAWGMAELTVSLKKGVHTITIWKNSANTGAINLDYLDLDKTYIWQFDRQITSVPAGYRITFRTGASGWVHQGTNGWTGVIDAKMNPNGSGDPLLDHEVSVGPFSSSTTVDFTFLWDDNNNGVLESSIDRWEGTDFEITVN, from the coding sequence GTGAGAAGAGCAAGGTATCTGATCGGACTGGCTATGGCAGCCGTGCTGCTGGCCATGTCGGTCATGGTCCCGCCGCCGCCGGCCAGCGCGTCGGCAACCGGAATGATCAAGCGGGTGTACACGGACAAGGCGAGGTACGCCCCGGGGAACACCGCCACGATCAAGGTGGAGCTGACCAATGATTCCGGATCCACGTACAACGGCAGTGTAAGCATGACGATTCACCATCTTGAGACGCAAGTCCACTCCACTTCTACTTCCATTAATCTTCCCAACGGTCAATCCACCACGGTCACTTTCACATGGACAACGCCAAGCACCGATTTCAAAGGTTATTTCGTCAAGGTCGCCGCAGGCGCATCTACAGGCGCGACCGCCATCGACGTGTCCAGCGACTGGACAAGGTTCCCCAGGTACGGCTATATAACGGAATATCCATCGGAGTCCTCCTCCGTTACCGACGCCCGGGTGAAGCGGACAGTAGAGGACTATCACACGAACGCCTTCCAGCTCTACGACTGGATGTGGCGCCATGAGAACAACATTAAGCGGACAGGCGGCGTCATTGACAGCTCATGGATGGACTGGAGCGGCAAGCACACCATGTACTGGTCCACCATTCAGAACTTGATCGGCTCCATGCATAATTACAACGCGGCAGCGATGCCGTACACCATGACATACGCCGCGCTGCACAATTACCAGACCATCTCGGGAGTCGATCCGCAGTGGGCGATGTACTCCGATACGGCGCATGCGAGCCAGCTGGGCTTCGACTTCGACGACAACAACCCCGATACGTGGCTGTGGCTGTTCAACCCGGCCAGCGCGGGCTGGCAGAGTTATATTTACGGCCAATATCGGGACATGATCTCCACAGCCGGCTTCGACGGCATCCACCTCGACCAGATGGGCGAGCGGGCCGACCCGTACGATTACAACGGCAACGTCATCGATCTCGACAACAGCTTCTCCGGCTTTATCAACAACCTGCGCGCCAATCTGGACAGCAACGGCATGTCGGACAAGGTGCTGACATTCAACAACGTGGATGGCGCGGAGGATGGCTGGGCATTCGACGACGTCACCAAAAACGCCGAATACGACTTCACCTACACCGAAATTTGGGGGGAGGCGAACGACTACATCGAGCTAAAGGCGCTGATCGACAAGGCCAAGCGCAACAATGGGCAGAAGGCGGTTGTACTGGCGGCTTACATGAACTTCGAGGAGAATACGGGCACGCGCTACGAGGCGGAAGCCGCCACGCTGAACGGCGTGACGACGAATACGAACCATGCAGGCTATACCGGCAGCGGCTTCGTAGACGGCTTCGGCGACAACGGGGATTACGTGCAATTCTCCATTACTGTGCCGGAGGAAGGCTGGTACGGACTTGTATTCCGCTACGGCAACGACACGGGCACCAACAATACGCGCAGCCTGTACGTGGACGGCAGCTTCGTGAAGCAGGTTGGTCCATTCCTCGACCAGAGCAGCTGGGGCACCTGGAAGTTCGACGCCTCCCATACCGTCTGGCTGACGGCAGGCTCGCATACGGTCAAGCTGGCCAAGGAAGCGGGCGACACGGGCTTCATTAATCTGGACAGCATGACGCTGGGCACGTTCGACGAGGCTTCCGTTCGGCTGACAGGCGCTGCAATTGCGGCGGCAGGCGCTACCCGCATCGAGATGGGCGAGGGCGACCAGATGCTGGGACATCCGTACTTCCCGAACCGCGCGAAGCAGATGCGGAACAGCCTCAAGACAGCGACCAAAAATCAGTATAACTTCATAACGGCGTACGAGAATCTGCTGTTCGACAAGGATGTGTTCAACGTGGATTCCGGCAGCCAGTTCGTGGAGATTACAGGACAGCCTGTCGCCGGCAACGGCACTGCGGGCAACATCTGGCATTTCATGAAGCAGAGCGACGATTACAATATCGTGCATCTGCTGAATATGAAGAACAGCACGGACACCGACTGGCGCAATTCCGACAACGCGCCGACAACGCTCACGAACCTGGCGACTAAGGTGTACATCGGCAGTCAGGAATCGGTATCTGGCGTTTACCTGGCTTCTCCCGACATCTCGCTTGGCGCGTCCCAGTCGCTGTCTTACACGACGGGCACGGACAGCAAGGGCAAATACGTCTCCTTCACGGTGCCATCGCTCCAATATTGGGATATGATCTACATGAAGCGGAGCTTCACAACGCCGACGGATGACATCTACCAAGCGGAGAGTGCGGTGAAGGTGAGCGTAGGCGTCAACACGAACCACTCGGGATACACGGGAACAGGCTTCGTGGACAACTTCTCAGACAACGACGGCGTGACGTTTACGGTATCGGCGTCCCAGGACGGCGACCAGGCGCTGCGCTTCCGCTACGCCAACGGCGGCTCGAATGCGACGAGGGATATTTTTGTGGATGGCAACTATGCGGGCACCATCGCCTTCCCTTCGACAGGGAGCTGGAGCGCGTGGGGGATGGCCGAGCTGACAGTCAGCCTTAAGAAGGGTGTTCATACCATTACTATTTGGAAAAATAGTGCCAATACAGGCGCGATTAATCTGGACTACCTCGACCTGGACAAAACGTACATCTGGCAGTTCGACAGGCAAATTACGTCCGTGCCGGCAGGCTACAGAATAACGTTCCGCACCGGCGCCTCGGGCTGGGTGCATCAGGGAACCAACGGCTGGACTGGCGTCATCGACGCCAAGATGAATCCGAACGGCTCGGGCGACCCGCTGCTTGATCACGAGGTGTCCGTCGGTCCATTCTCCTCCAGCACGACTGTGGATTTCACCTTCCTGTGGGATGACAACAATAACGGGGTACTGGAGAGCAGCATCGACCGCTGGGAAGGAACGGATTTCGAGATTACGGTTAACTAG